The following proteins come from a genomic window of Chanos chanos chromosome 15, fChaCha1.1, whole genome shotgun sequence:
- the LOC115828297 gene encoding olfactory receptor 10G4-like has translation MNPGNDTGVRVQQFTIIGFDHLSHQKLLGCLILMSYSLTLLGSGTNICLILTERRLHRPMYILICNLALVDIVFTTCASTTMISVLLAEMKTISYYSCFSRMYAFHVGDITTCLALSLMAVDRLVAISLPLRYHSILTNSRIFMLIALTWLIAICVMIPLGLIIVNLPYCQPTIRYVYCDYPAMVRAACADPEPSFRTPTIIGVWVLCGQLPFVFLTYVKIAYTVLKLPNKESQRQMIETCTSHVIAVACYFVPKVVSMLLTRIGVKLNLTERNSVVIVSSTVPSLLNPIVYCLRTKEIRMQLLKILSNLMARKESPSVRTKKQYFT, from the exons ATGAATCCAGGAAATGACACAGGTGTAAGAGTACAACAGTTTACAATTATAGGCTTTGACCATTTATCTCATCAAAAACTTCTTGGATGTCTCATCCTCATGTCTTATTCCCTTACTCTGTTGGGGAGTGGAACAAATATATGCctcattttaacagagagacgTTTACATAGACCCATGTATATTCTCATATGCAATTTAGCACTTGTGGATATCGTGTTCACTACATGTGCCAGTACAACAATGATTTCAGTTCTCCTTGCAGAGATGAAAACGATTTCTTACTACTCCTGTTTTTCAAGAATGTACGCTTTCCATGTGGGTGACATTACAACATGTTTGGCATTGTCTTTGATGGCTGTGGATCGTTTGGTTGCTATAAGTCTCCCATTAAGATACCACAGCATTCTCACTAATTCACGTATATTCATGCTCATTGCACTCACATGGCTTATTGCTATATGTGTCATGATACCCCTGGGCCTCATTATTGTTAATCTTCCCTACTGTCAGCCAACTATCAGATATGTGTATTGTGACTACCCTGCAATGGTGAGGGCTGCATGTGCAGATCCAGAACCATCATTTCGTACACCAACAATTATAGGTGTATGGGTTCTATGTGGACAACttccatttgtctttttaacaTATGTGAAGATTGCGTACACTGTTCTAAAATTGCCAAATAAGGAAAGTCAGCGACAAATGATCGAAACATGCACTTCTCACGTTATCGCAGTCGCCTGTTACTTTGTACCAAAAGTAGTATCTATGCTGCTAACTAGAATAGGTGTTAAACTTAATCTTACCGAGCGGAATTCTGTGGTCATTGTGTCTTCAACTGTTCCCTCACTTCTTAATCCAATAGTTTATTGTTTGAGAACCAAGGAAATCAGAATGCAATTGCTGAAAATATTGTCAAA CCTCATGGCAAGGAAGGAATCGCCAAGTGTTAGGACAAAAAAGCAGTATTTTACTTAA